From the genome of Psychrobacillus glaciei:
GTGAGAGATAAAAAGAAGTATGTCTTGTTTATAGATGAAACTGGTAGTGTAGATGATCAAGGTACGTTTGGTATGACTGGGGTTATTTTTGAATATAAATATTCAGTTTCTGATGATGAGAGGTCGTCAGAGTTGAAGAAACGATTGGATTTATATAAATTATCATGTTTTAATGATAAAAATTTAACAATTCATTTAAATGATATTTCGCGAGGTAAAAAAGAATTTGAAGGATTTACTGCTGACGAAAGGGCTCTATTCATTAAAAGTATGCCAGAGGTTTTAGGTTCCTTGGAATTTCAAATTATTTCGGTGACAATAGATAAAGGTAAACTTAATAGTTACTTTAGTCCTTCTAAAAACCCTTATATAATTGCTTTTACACATATTCTTGAAGCGTTTTATTTGTTTATTGAAAAAGTAGATGCTGAATCAGCACGCATAGTTATTGAAGCAAGAGATGACAAAAAAAATTTAACTGTGCAAAAGGCGTTTTTTGATGTGTATAGTAATGGAACTATTCATGTCGATTGTGAAAAGTATAAGGATAAAATTGCAGGATTTATAGTTGCTGAAAAAGGAACGGGAAAATATCAATATGGTTTAGAAATTGCTGATATGGTGTGTAATCCTATTCATCGAGTAAGACAAGGGAAAATTGAGTTAGCTCCTAAATGTTTTAGATATCCAAGAGACAATAAAATATTTAGTGTAATTAAGAGTAAGATATTCTCTCCATCATCTGATCCAACAGATATTAGAAATTGGGGATTTAAAATGGTTCCAGTTTTGAAAAAGAAAAAGGTATGGAGTGACACTCCTTCATAGTAATTAAATTTGACATGTATAAAAAAGCTGTCATATTCATAATACTACTATTAGGTATACCTAGTCGGAGGGGGAGAATTGGTTTTCCGATTGTCACAATCCCCTCTTTATTTTCTTGACTTAGATATTCAATTAGAGTTATTATAGAAAATACGTAGGAATTGGTATGCCGATTGCTTAGTGTAAAATGTAAATAAATTGAGGATTGGTTTTCCGGTCGTCATAACCTAAACCCTGGTATCTTAAAGATACCAGGGTTTTTTTATGTGTTCTTGGAATTTTTTCTTCACTCCATTATCTTTTAATTAACATGAAACATCACTAATACAAATGAATAAAACATAATGCGAATGCAAACTAATGTAACTTAATGTACCAATAAAAGCCGGCTTACCTCAGTTTAGAGGAAGTCGGCTTTTATTTTTATTTATCTTTTTGCTTCTTTAATGCATCGATCTCAGCCTGATGTTTTTCACGATTTTGCTCATTCACTTTACGTAGCTCTGCAACTTCATCGTAGAGTGAACGAATTTCTTCGTTGTGAGTAACGTTTTGTTTCGCAAGTTTCTCTTGCTGCTGACGTTCGAGATCCAGCAATGCTTTCTCGCGTTCTATATCTTTCTTTTCAATCGACATTTGAAGGTTTTCTTTATATTGAGTCTGTGCTTTTTGTGCATCTGCTATTGCGTCCTCTAAATTTTTAGCAAATTCATTTGCTTGTTGTTCTGCGGTAACAGCTCTTACGGTTAATGTAGATTGAACCTCGCTTAGTTCAACTTTTAACGCTTCGTTTTCATCACCATATCCTTTGTATTGCGCAACCAATCCATTTAACACATCATTCTTTTCTTTGTATTCGATAATTAGAGCCTGGTTATTTTCAAGCATCGTTTGATTCGTTTCAAAACTTTCGTTTAGTTGTTTTAATTGTTCTTGAAGAGCAACCGTTTCCTCATGTTTCTGTATTACTTGCTCTTTTAAAGCAGCATTCTTTTGTTGGAAGTCTGTAATAATTGCTTCTTTACTTTCTAGTTTAGTAGCAATTTCCTTTACTGCATCTTCTTTTAGGTAAACCGATCGCTTCATCATATTTACGATTAGTTCATAAATGCGCGTTGTGTGACTTTCGAGCTCTGTTAAATCTTGCGTATAATCAGTGGACCCTAGTTTAATAGAGTTCGTTTCATACAGAGCTATAGCTTTCTCGAACCAGTCCTTCGCTGAAACCCCACTCTCATCAATAACTAATTTTGCTTTTTCGTACATTTCTTCACTAAC
Proteins encoded in this window:
- a CDS encoding DUF3800 domain-containing protein, which encodes MRDKKKYVLFIDETGSVDDQGTFGMTGVIFEYKYSVSDDERSSELKKRLDLYKLSCFNDKNLTIHLNDISRGKKEFEGFTADERALFIKSMPEVLGSLEFQIISVTIDKGKLNSYFSPSKNPYIIAFTHILEAFYLFIEKVDAESARIVIEARDDKKNLTVQKAFFDVYSNGTIHVDCEKYKDKIAGFIVAEKGTGKYQYGLEIADMVCNPIHRVRQGKIELAPKCFRYPRDNKIFSVIKSKIFSPSSDPTDIRNWGFKMVPVLKKKKVWSDTPS
- a CDS encoding coiled-coil domain-containing protein — encoded protein: MADKTFGVKVSEEMYEKAKLVIDESGVSAKDWFEKAIALYETNSIKLGSTDYTQDLTELESHTTRIYELIVNMMKRSVYLKEDAVKEIATKLESKEAIITDFQQKNAALKEQVIQKHEETVALQEQLKQLNESFETNQTMLENNQALIIEYKEKNDVLNGLVAQYKGYGDENEALKVELSEVQSTLTVRAVTAEQQANEFAKNLEDAIADAQKAQTQYKENLQMSIEKKDIEREKALLDLERQQQEKLAKQNVTHNEEIRSLYDEVAELRKVNEQNREKHQAEIDALKKQKDK